A segment of the Babesia microti strain RI chromosome II, complete genome genome:
GTTTTAAATAGTCGAGTAAATCATCCAAATGTCCATTTGATGCTGAACATTTGAAAACAAAATTCCAGCATTTAATCTTTGTAGCCTTATCCAAACCATGTGATGCCTTTATTACTCGTATGAATAGTTCAGAATCTACATCCTGTGGATCTACCAACTCCAACAATTTCACTAGATCCTTCGTGTCAATGGTCTGTGACTCTAGTAAATTTTTGAGACTTTGCAAATAGCCCTCCCATTTTCGTGTGAGTCGGGCGAGTAAAGGTAAATGGTGTTTTTCATCCTTGGCAATTTGGACACATTTCTTTCCAGCCTCAAGTGCCAAATCTATTTGGCCAAGTTTTTCTCTGGCCAACATTAACCTGTAGGCCGCTTTATAGTTGAAAGGATCCACGTCCAACGCCTCTTGACACTTCATTACACATTCTAAAAATTCATCTACATTGAATAAACACAAAGCGATGTTGGATAGCACAGTTGAACGATCATCCACCCGTTCGTGTGTTAGAATTTCCTCATAAACAACCTTCGCCTCACGGTATTTTCCATTTTCATACAAGTGTTTGCCCCTCTTTCGCAAATCGTCTATGGATTTGCCCATTACCGCTCATACAATGATTTATGTTATGGTGTTATTTCCATAAGTGCATCTACGAATTTTCCATATACATCTAAACAATTCACCTGCAACCAATCTAACCATTGAGCATCAATGTTACACTAATTAGGCTCTAAAACCGCATGTATCCAATTCATATCTAATATATGTCCATTTATGTCTATGTACAATATGATAGgtgttgtatataaatataattattgaaaaagGCCTGGTATATTATACCGGGATAAGCGGCCCGTCACAATAATCCCTCATCAATTTCACAGTAAATGCAAACTTAATTACACCAGATATAAAATGTATGTGTAaaaaaaatgcaattttaaaaactaCGTTCTGTTAGACAGTCACTACATTTAGCTAGTTGCTATTTTTGAATAgaataatttcaatttgaaaaaataaaaatgcatGTTTCACTAAAATATTACGCAAGAGGTACTAGAGGGATAACCCCCTCACTAGATTCATCTATAGGATAGGTAGGGGTGGGGATGATATTTCACCGACTAATCCTGCAATTTACGCCCTGTAGAGTTCAGTTTAGGTCCATTTACACACCAAGCCCCGCCTACACGCGGTTTTTAAGACTTAAAAAAGCTGTGGATCGTGATGGCCCTGATGGGAAGCTAAATGAAACTTACTTGAGGGCCGCCAGAAATGTAGATCCTAATTTGGTTATTGATGCAGTTGAGGCAGCAAAAAGAAAGGGCCATGTTATAGAAGATAATATACTGAAGGAGTATATTAAGGCACTGGTAGATACCAAACAGCTAGACCAAACCAATCTTGACAACTTCATTACCAAACAAAAAAAGGATCAACGAGAATCTACCGACACTAATGCCTCCAGTATTTATGATGCGAGATCTGGCcagataaatttacaaaatgaTTCAAAAAATCCTCTCTACGTTGTAGTTAGGGAGACTGCTATAGGTAACATTTGGAAATTATTACGTATCGCTGCAGTTGCTGGACTATTTCTGGCTGGAGTTAGCACTTGGTTCGACACTGTTTCCacaaatattcaaaaagGAGTTAAGTTTTCGAATAAAGTTGTCACTGTTGCGGAATCTGACACTACATTTGATGATGTCAAAGTGAGTAAATATCACtgcaattaaaaatttatattgtcaatagacaatataaatttttaatataactCATAAACTTATGAAGGGATGTGACGAGGTGATGGATGAAATAgttgaaattgttgaatacCTTAAGCATCCAGAAAAATTTGAACGCCTCGGGGCCAAGTTGCCAAAAGGAATTTTACTATGCGGCCCCCCTGGCACAGGTAAAACTCTAATCGCACGAGCAATTGCAGGAGAGGCTAAAGTCCCCTTTATACATACTTCAGGGTCGGAATTTGAGGAGATGTTTGTGGGTGTGGGTAAGTTGCACTTTATTATATAGGCGCCAGAAGGATCCGTGATTTATTCAAAACTGCAAGACAAATAGCTCCTTGTATCATCTTCATAGACGAGCTAGATGCAGTAGGATCAAAGCGATCTACAACTGATCACAATACTGTGAGGATGACACTAAACCAGCTTTTAGTAGAGTTAGATGGGTGAGCACTctttttatttagatttaaAAAGAACGAGGGAATAGTTGTAATCTGCGCCACAAATTTCCCAGAATCATTAGATAAGGCACTTACCCGTCCTGGTAGGTTGGACAAGACCATACATATACCATTGCCAGATCTACAGGGAAGGTTTGAGGTAAGAGGTCATATGAACagaaataattgtataaattgaaaaattgaacAAACAAGCATACTTTATgctataaatatatttcgGTTAAAATATTTCTCCTCATATACGCCAATGACTTCTGcttgttaataaattatacgTTGATATTAAGTcccaaatttacaatttttcataacaccacattaaatttaaataacgATTACGATCATGATATTATGACTCATTATGTTCTATAGGCATGTATTTACGTAGATACTAAAGCTTTACAgcaaaaaaattgccattAATCGGGATGTAGATTTATACTCTGTAGCCAAATTCACGGTTGGAATGACAGGCGCCGAATTATTCAATATACTAAATTTGGCAGCAATAAAATCCTCCATTAAAAATGCTGCTGGAGTTACTATGGCTGAGATAGACGAGGCCTACGATAGGGTGGTGGTTGGATTGAAGAGGAAGCTCAAGAGCACGGATAGGGAGAGAAGGGCAACAGCCTATCACGAGgttggataaatttgtatttaggGTGGCCACGCAATAGTTAATCTCAACACTAAAATAGCCGGGAAACTAAGAAAGGCTACAATACTTCCTAGGGGTCCAACGCTGGGGGCTACCTGGAAGGTGCCTGATGAAAAGAATGATACTAGGACGTCGGAATTGCATGCagaaattgacattttgaTGGGTGGAATGGCTGCTGAAGAGGTTATTTATGGGAAagaaaatatatctacTGGTTGTTCTAGTGATTTGCAAAAGGCTACCGATTTGGCTAGGACTTTGGTGTTGAATTATGGAGTTGGAATTCCTAATACAATAGGTCCCATGAGTTTAGACACTAGGAGTTATGCCGAACTAGGTGAGGATATGAAGAACAAAGTGGATGAAACAGTGCAGAAGCATCTAAATTCTTCATATGAAAGAGCAAAGAAAATCATTATAGACAATTTGCCTGGGTTGCATAATTTGGCAGATGCGCTGGTAGAGTTTGAAACTTTGAATGCCCAAGAGGTGGATTTTGCTATACAGGGAAAGTCAAAGCTTATAAAACAGAGGAGGGAGAGGGAGGCAAGGCAATCAAAGGAGCTAAAGGCAACGGCTCCATTTTCAACTTATAAGCAACAGCCAGTGTATAAAACTTGAATTTTTCTTTGAATCGATTTATGTCTTTTATCATGATTTTATTGAGTATTTTAGCCTATTAGTTAATTCTCTGCGTAATGGaaaattaaaatcattCCACTTTTTCAAttcaatataattcaatacACATTGTATGTTTAATATAGCAAtcagtaattatttaatttaattaatacaattacttgaattgataaaattagtattattattaggTCGCTCTTTTGTTTTTAGCACTGATTGAATGTATAATACTTACcaaacatattttaatgatatttttatattttaattgtaaattttattaaatcaaattttggtagatatattaatttcattttaaaGCATAAATTTAACctattataattaacagcttaaatttataaaccaataaattgatttacaaacaaaaacattgcaataaaatacaatcaTCATCTTAactttaataatatcaatttgaCTAGATCTATTAGGTAAGGGTTTGcctatatttaaaaatcacattttctaaataatagcAAATATTGTCATTGGGTGAAACGAAGCTAGGAATTAAAAATCAGCAATAAAATAAGtgaacaaaattattcagACTATTACGCCCATtagtatttaaaacaataattGTGATCAGTTGCACAAATTAACCAATCATCATTGAGTAATAATTACACCGGTATTTATTCGGTACTCAATTTGTTTTCAAAACATGGTAGATCATTTGTAAGCTGTAAAACCTCTTAATgtcaattaattaaaattttaacaagtGAGGATACATCCCACTCTTCAAACTAAATCTTGTCTTCAAATACTGCACCAAAAGTGGCACTTTTGACAAAAAAGGGGTTATAGCATTGTCCACCAAATCCTGTCTCTTTCTCTGCTCCTCCGAAGTAATAACTTTGTTGTCACTGACATTAGTTTCGTCTATGAACATATCATCGGAATCTTTCTTATTCCTCCTGGAATTCCTCTCAGCCATCTTCATTGCAGGGGTTTTTTGAAAGTCTTTATCTTCGAATTTGGATATCACCGCTTCCAGTGACTGTTTGGCCTTTTCTCCCTCAATCCCTTCGAGATTGAATACGTTCGTACTGGTCGCGATAACATATCTAGGGTTTACACGCCGAAGGGGAATCCCATTAACTAGGAATGGGCCTGTAACTAACAACAATCCTGAAGTGGTTAATCGCTTCAACAACACGCAACGCTTGCCTTTGAACTTGCCAGACAACAAAATCAGAATTGTGCCAACTTGCAGACTAGAACGGAACTTTGGTGCACTTGCATACTTCCTACCCACCAATTTTGAATGCCCTGCCCTAGTGATAATTGTCTTTTTACGATTTAACTTCACCTTAAGTCCACCCACACTCATCTCAGAAAGTATATACGCTATGTATGGGGTGGGACTAACTACCAATACCTAGACAACTGACCCCTACGCTTtcacaatttaaatttatggATCACAAATACACATCCACATAGCATTCTCCCCTCAATCATTTAAACTACCGCTGTAAATTCGTATAGAATGTTGCGTAACTCAAAAACGTTATTTGCAAGCCAATATAATtccatcaattttatttttgccaagtttacacaaattattatgtgTATATAGATTAAATCTATCATCCATCCACAAGTTTGCCTACGTCCATTGGCCTGTTATATTTAGATGTAACATTTCCACTATATGATTAgtgaattatatatatctaagCAATTAAATCTAGTAGCTATTATACTTCTATTcacacaaaatttgttaattttaattaaaatttcacagATACAACAGTAGTTGTGTGATATATTGGCTATATCATCCGTACCACGACATATTGGGTTTTACCGTAAGAAACCAACAAATTAGACCCAGGTGCTACtagtaacaattattattaatcatttagcatatgttaaataatagAAGGTTAagaattttaaacattttttgcTAACTTATCCGGGGTCAACATAAAATGTCATCCTAATCCCACCCCATACATATATATCGTAATTCAATGTATAATCATGGTAagttaattttgaaatagcAAATTATTGGTGATAATAATTCGGTGCAGACAAAAATAGCTGTGGCGTTAACTGTTTTCAGTGGGCATGACCCTAAAGTGCTCATTGGCAATGGTAACGAAACTTCACTTTTGCCTCAGAGCTTCAAATTAATGCCAATGCTCAAGGAATCAACGAATCACGTCGGGACATTAactatttacaattatttatctgGTAAATATGCTAAGAATTTTTTTGGGGCAACTACTGAGACGAGGAATCAAATAACAACTTTATTTGACTACTCTGTGACCAATCTGATGAAGTACCTCCATCTACCCCTTGGGGATTGCCTTAAGAACAAATTATCTGAATTGAATAAGTGTTTTCTGAAGAATACTTTTTTTGTGGAGGACCAAATCACAGCAGCTGATGTTTCGATGGCCATAATCATTGAAGAATTGTTAAGTAGGAATATAATTGACAATTGTATTAtggaaaatgattattattgCGTCAAAAGATGGTTTGAAACTGTTACTGCACAAGATTTGTACAAGAAATATCTATGCACCCTTAAAGGCGCCTCGAGCCTTAATCCAATTGAGGAGGAAGAGGCAGAAGCTCCAAAGAAAAAAGATCCATTAGATTTCCTACCTCCAACAACACTAAGTTTAGACGAATGGAAAAGAATTTACAGCAACAACAAGACGCAACTTTATCAAATTGCCATGCCTTGGTTCTGGAAAAACTACGACTCAGAAGGCTGGTCTCTATATAAAATCAAGTACGACAAGCTGGAGGATGAGTGCAAAGTATCATTTCTAACTTGTAATATGCTGAGTGGTTTCCTTCAAAGATTTCCTCCTGATTTCAGAAAGTATTCATTCGGAGTAACTCATGTTTTGGGCTCTGGGggaaattttgacataatGGGCGTGTGGTTAGTTAGGGGTAATGATCTTCCCACACAAATAAAGGAACATCCATCTTATGAATATCACACATTTACCAAGTTGGATCATAATATTGCTGAGCACAAGAAATTGGTGGAGGACTATTGGTGTTCTGATTCCATAATTGAGGGAATAAGTATTGAAAGCTCAACCGTATGGAAATAATCTGAacatatatcattaaaatgGGCATTAGCATACTCCTTTTTAAAAACTATAATTAGAGatgcatataaataattgctcagaataatgattttttttaattcGTTGATATACTTTtctacaaattttcatGCCAATTGGCCAATATGTAACAATAGTTAATCAAAACATTAAAGAGTGatgttattataatatacaaatcaGAGTTTAGTCAGTAACATAAATGATCAAACGTATGATCATTAGATATGAATCTGGACAAATTGCCCACCACACAAAATTAAGTGATCTGACCCTAAATAAACAGTTTCATACACCATGAATCCTTGGCACTTGGAGCCAAATTGATTGCACGCCGTATATAACCAAAGCTAGGCGGGTTCAACCTGCAAATTCCCTAAATCAATCAATTGCTCACGTTGCACCTCCAAACATACTTCCTGTAATACTTAACCTCTTCAACAAAATTGTGACGAATACTTACTTTCAATCCAGTCAATTGGTTCACTTTGTTCATCCATTTAATGAATTGCTAGGTGAACTATTAACTACCTTCCCGTGACCCGTGCGTTTGTGCCTCGTTTGTGTCAAAAACAAATAGGCATGGATCATCTCGTGTAAAAGTGTTTGCTGTGTTGGAAACATGTTACCTTGTAGTCATCTATGCAACGATATTTTAGTAGTGGCTCGGAAAGTCGGATAATGCATATTCCTGGTGGCTAAATTGTGAACTTGTGATACCTTGTAGTAGCAGATACCTGCACATCTCTTAAGTTTCCTGCTCCAAGCCACTAAGACAGGGCCTAGTGCATTTTTGAAACATAGATTGTTATAGTAATTGAATAACTCGTGGACATTGGTAAACTCTAGATCATCGGCGTCATCGTACATGGGGTCATTAGTCCAGGCCTTTCTATTGCCTACTACGGATGTAATTAGTGACAATTTTAAGGAAAATAtgaaaaacaatttaaagAAGTAAtagatttaaaataattagaaatataattacacgcgtaaaaataattgagtTCAGGTTTCAATTATTGTCACTGTAATATGTCTGTACACTTTCTATAAAGTGAGTGGGTATTATGACAATTTTGCCACTAATTTCTAGTTTTAAACCAAATACAGAATCTGATCCTGCCAATTTTCCTTGGATACTCTTAATCTCTATGCCCTTTAACGTCACAGTTACTGGCAACCCTCTGAATTAGTTTTTGAtacatttgcaaattttaactattaCGCAATGATAAGgttatcaattaaatttatttattacccAAATCACCACATtatgttttaaataaataatcacGATGAATTACAAGAGTAAAACATGTGTATTAATTAAGTTATATCATAATTCGCCGattaaattgtaattaaaataatttgttttcAACACAATTGctcatatattttattagtaatgattatttaattaataatatgaaAATCAGATTGGAGTgttaattaaatacataaattattcaGTAAATTGAAATAACATACATCTTTTGGTTCCAATCTCTCCTGGACTCAGGGTATTCATCTGGCAGAGAGttataaatttcaattttgtgattATCATACACACCCAGTTCTTCTTCAAGATCCATCAGTTTAAGCATCATATCTATATCATAGCCTTGCACACCTATTTTGGAATACAACAATCCCAGCTCTTCCTTATTCACTTCCCCAAGAACTTCTGgtgcaacaaattcatcTTTACTAGCCCTTTTCACAAATACTTTTATCACGCCTGGAATCCATGTAATGTCATGTAATACTAAACCTGAATGTACGCGTAGATCTGTCGGAGGCCAATCAAAGGAAACAACATCTCTAATCATTTCCTCAACTCTCAATCGCCAAGTCGAATCCAATGAATCATGCCACTACAGTCATCGTAGTTAATACcttatataaatcattagtaACAGGAGCGTCTGGTTTAGTATATGTGTACGAATCTTCCATGTATCTAAATTCCAGCGGGTGACAATTAATAACTTCCTCGCTATTAGCAGTCGCTCGTTTCATTTTTAGAGCCAATTCAAATACCAAAGttggatttttttttctaaataaatttgtaattacattaaatcAAATCTCTCTCTGTAGTAATGATCTCTAACTCGTTCGGGCAATCCGGCCATTTCTTCCCAATCCAAATTCCATTCtgcataaaaataaaataacaattaatatataaatgcgTACATACCGTTTAGTGCTAATTTGCTCCTCTCTAGCCATTTTTTTTGCTCTAGCATTGCCTCGCCCACAGTTTTAACCTCTTTTCTATATGGTGGAACTGGGGGTATAGATGTTAGACCTCTAACATAATTAGTTTACTTACGTAACAGGTTTGAACACAGGGAATAGAGTAGTGCTAATATCAAGTCCAGAATCAATTATATCCTTATGTTTGGGCCATTTGCCCAGTCCAGGGCATACAGCATCATACTCAGCTAGATCCATCTGTATCACTATTTAATCACTCGaatttgttgtaaatattcatttttttcatcCAATACTAGCTGATCAAACTTCTGGTAATAGTTAATCATTTGTTGAGTCCCTGACTCAACTTCATTGTCTGTGTATGGCGGCTTAAATTCGTAACCCGGTCTATTCTCATCTTTTATAGAATCAATTACCCATGATAGGCCATCGTTATATCTGGTAGTGACTCCATTGCCAAGTTTCTCGGCTTGGTCCAATTGCACAAATACGTTGGAATCCTAACTCAATATTCTGATACATTGGATTCGGTCACTCGGTTGTGACCAAAAAATAGGTTAATAGGAGTATCAATGTATGggtatctaaattattaggGGAATCACATTGGTAATTGCTtgtcaataatttgtaGACCAGTGTTCATGGGTTTGTTCACGCCATTTACACGAGCAAATGATGTACGTCTAGGACATTTGATGTAAGCTAGTAGTTGCGTTTTAAGACATAACAGGTAGattaatataaacattAACTATTTGCGATATCAGTCACAAACATGACTGATTACATagtgtattatattaatgtgTAGTGCGGTACTAGATATGTATGGCCCAAGGATTACGGTATACGACGTTTTTTATGAGtatacattataattacaaaaattactgTATTAGAACAATTCTTTCTATGCGTTATTAAGCAaataaaatgtgtaaaacATATTCTATGTGATATCATATTCGTGTAAAGTGTAAATGTAACATTCAACACCTATTATGATACAATAAGATTCCGTTAAAAATTGCGATTTCTGGTTTATGaactcaaatttttgtcattAAAACATAtagaatttttatacaCCAAATAAACCCTTTCTTTGGGAATTGTTTTTAAATTACATCTATGATCACCTACTGCGGcgatatataaatattagaCACACTCATTTTACTGGctaattaaattatttaaaaatataaacaaattctGCTCACTTTCTCATTATACACCAGTACTAAATGACGTTAAAACGTCGAATAACTCTTTTTCACCACTTGACCATTTACTGGGCATTTTCATGGGCAATAGCCAATCTGGATCCTGTGACTTGTCGAGCTTCAGTATCTTATCTGTAACATTTGTGAAGTTATCATGTATCTCTTCAAAGTTTTCCGCTGAAATTTGAGTTTTAATCAtcatataacatataattcCCATCTTATCTTTTGTGATAATCTTAtgcaatttcaaatacCTACAATCGCTCTTTTCCACCAATGATGATACACATAGTACTTTAAATAGTGTAAGTATGTGATCACGAACTTTTATTTTGtcactaaataattatttttctTACAATGGTTCTATAAACACTATTGCTGCATTATTATTGCCATTTACAGATTCTAATAACGTGTTagtaaatgaattaaacATCGCGATTACGCTATTAGGCACCCTTGGATCGTCATCCCAGTTCACACTTCCAATACTAGTTAATAGTCTAAGTGACACGACTTTGACCTGGATGTTATATAATCTAGAACGCATCGTCCAACTATCAATTTTGCACAACATTTCTTTAACAAGCATTCATTGCCAATTGTAGAATGGACAACATGTCCATCAAAATCCCCATTAATactataataattaatgtttGAAGGCATGACAAATTGGGTATCCTTCAAATCCTTAATGGTGCGATTGGCAATGGCTTCCTTAATTGCCATTGGTGAGAATTCTATGcctaaatcacaatttttttgcctatgaaaatgttattaatCTTGAAAATTTTCCTAATTTCATCTACCATTGGATGTTTGCCATGGCCAACCTCCACAATAATATCATCGActaataattgaaattttggtTGGTTCAGTATTTTAAACAATGAAACAGCAGAACCCCTAGTAGATAACCCGTAAAATGGTGTGCTACTCAAATTTCTATCGCTGTAATATTTGTTCCATTGTTCCGATTCCACATTCAATTCAAAATCTCTTGAATAATTACCATTTTTTTTAGTATTCCATTCAGTAATCTTTGGCTTTACACTTTTACGCACTCTTTTTGGTCTACTTtcaatctaaattaatcaatacACACTGTTTCCGACGATATTTCATATACATAACCCCCCAAATTTTTTGCCATGTTGTCGAGGTTGGCCATCACTCTAACTAGACCCCatctatatattatgtattagctatgaataaattgaaaaataattattttttcaaattaaaaCTCCTAATATGCCCATCACCACCCATCTAATTTACacttattttgtatttccAATTTCAAATCAACAGTCTAAGTTATTCTGCGCGTTACCTCTGgcattttaaatgtatcACAGCCATTCAAAAACACTTCTACTACacttttacatttattatatactttTACATAGCCTTTTGGACATTCCTTGGCATAATCACTAATATATCCAGTTTTACATGGCCATCTCACACCATTAATTCGCTCGAATTCGACCTTTTGTCTGACGTTGTCAAATgaaacatatttaatatcactTTGTATTGGTGATCTACAGTATTTTCCATCGATACTGAATGTCACTGGGcatttttttgaataatCTGTGCCATTTGGACACTTTGCTGGCATACAAGGCCAGTCACTATTACATTCCTTTGACCAGGCCCCCTTAAACTCATCATCTTCTTGCCTCATCGCCTTTATTTTCTGTATAAACACGTTACTCACATGATCACAACTTCCCCGATATGATTTGGTTGCTATGCAATAGTTGCCGTATAATACATAGTCTTTTGGACAAGGCAAGGAATAATCTGGTAGACACTTATAGTtctaaattgatttatatatacctGTTTACTTTTCTCATTCTCAATGATTTCAAGTTCATTCTCCACAGTAGGTAACTGAGATTGTTCTATTTTGATTGGCGAACCATCGTGTTCAAATTTCTGTGCTATGGAATCCACTAATTCATCCCTTTCATTgactaaattattgcaattttactTTCACTATCACTTGATTCCAATTCAGACTGGattaattagtatttaCCTGATTGATTGATGCGAGTCTTTCACCTGTATCTTTGATTGTACTATCAAAATCAGACATATTTTTTTTCTCCTAAATTACTTTTTTTAATACTTCATCACTTGGATTTGGGGGCTTGATATTAGCAAATTCTTCAGGTAGATAGTCAGATTGAGCGATTTCCTCCCCTAGTTTCTCGATGCCTATTAGTTTTTCTAGATAATACAACGAggttttaatttttaacacATTCGAGGGATACGTTAAAAATTCTGTttttttgatgaaaatgaaagAACTTACTTGCGATTTGGTGGTATTTATCACCTAGGTAAGTCACACCCTCAACAAATTGTTGACCATCGCTGGCAGTGAAGTGATGTTGTTTAATGGGAgataacaaattgaatgTG
Coding sequences within it:
- a CDS encoding elongation factor EF-1 gamma subunit (overlaps_old_locusTagID:BBM_II03070) yields the protein MQIIGDNNSVQTKIAVALTVFSGHDPKVLIGNGNETSLLPQSFKLMPMLKESTNHVGTLTIYNYLSGKYAKNFFGATTETRNQITTLFDYSVTNLMKYLHLPLGDCLKNKLSELNKCFLKNTFFVEDQITAADVSMAIIIEELLSRNIIDNCIMENDYYCVKRWFETVTAQDLYKKYLCTLKGASSLNPIEEEEAEAPKKKDPLDFLPPTTLSLDEWKRIYSNNKTQLYQIAMPWFWKNYDSEGWSLYKIKYDKLEDECKVSFLTCNMLSGFLQRFPPDFRKYSFGVTHVLGSGGNFDIMGVWLVRGNDLPTQIKEHPSYEYHTFTKLDHNIAEHKKLVEDYWCSDSIIEGISIESSTVWK
- a CDS encoding conserved Plasmodium protein, unknown function (overlaps_old_locusTagID:BBM_II03080) — protein: MFILIYLLCLKTQLLAYIKCPRRTSFARVNGVNKPMNTGLQIIDKQLPIYPYIDTPINLFFGHNRVTESNDSNVFVQLDQAEKLGNGVTTRYNDGLSWVIDSIKDENRPGYEFKPPYTDNEVESGTQQMINYYQKFDQLVLDEKNEYLQQIRMDLAEYDAVCPGLGKWPKHKDIIDSGLDISTTLFPVFKPVTGLTSIPPVPPYRKEVKTVGEAMLEQKKWLERSKLALNEWNLDWEEMAGLPERVRDHYYRERFDLIKKNPTLVFELALKMKRATANSEEVINCHPLEFRYMEDSYTYTKPDAPVTNDLYKWHDSLDSTWRLRVEEMIRDVVSFDWPPTDLRVHSGLVLHDITWIPGVIKVFVKRASKDEFVAPEVLGEVNKEELGLLYSKIDMMLKLMDLEEELGVYDNHKIEIYNSLPDEYPESRRDWNQKIGLPVTVTLKGIEIKSIQGKLAGSDSVFGLKLEISGKIVIIPTHFIESVQTYYSDNN
- a CDS encoding large subunit ribosomal protein L6e (overlaps_old_locusTagID:BBM_II03065), which translates into the protein MSVGGLKVKLNRKKTIITRAGHSKLVGRKYASAPKFRSSLQVGTILILLSGKFKGKRCVLLKRLTTSGLLLVTGPFLVNGIPLRRVNPRYVIATSTNVFNLEGIEGEKAKQSLEAVISKFEDKDFQKTPAMKMAERNSRRNKKDSDDMFIDETNVSDNKVITSEEQRKRQDLVDNAITPFLSKVPLLVQYLKTRFSLKSGMYPHLLKF
- a CDS encoding SprT-like family (overlaps_old_locusTagID:BBM_II03075); its protein translation is MYDDADDLEFTNVHELFNYYNNLCFKNALGPVLVAWSRKLKRCAGICYYKVSQPPGICIIRLSEPLLKYRCIDDYKQTLLHEMIHAYLFLTQTRHKRTGHGKQFIKWMNKVNQLTGLKVSIRHNFVEEVKYYRKYVWRCNGICRLNPPSFGYIRRAINLAPSAKDSWWSDHLILCGGQFVQIHI
- a CDS encoding Peptidase family M41 (overlaps_old_locusTagID:BBM_II03060) encodes the protein MIFHRLILQFTPCRVQFRSIYTPSPAYTRFLRLKKAVDRDGPDGKLNETYLRAARNVDPNLVIDAVEAAKRKGHVIEDNILKEYIKALVDTKQLDQTNLDNFITKQKKDQRESTDTNASSIYDARSGQINLQNDSKNPLYVVVRETAIGNIWKLLRIAAVAGLFLAGVSTWFDTVSTNIQKGVKFSNKVVTVAESDTTFDDVKGCDEVMDEIVEIVEYLKHPEKFERLGAKLPKGILLCGPPGTGKTLIARAIAGEAKVPFIHTSGSEFEEMFVGVGARRIRDLFKTARQIAPCIIFIDELDAVGSKRSTTDHNTVRMTLNQLLVELDGFKKNEGIVVICATNFPESLDKALTRPGRLDKTIHIPLPDLQGRFEILKLYSKKIAINRDVDLYSVAKFTVGMTGAELFNILNLAAIKSSIKNAAGVTMAEIDEAYDRVVVGLKRKLKSTDRERRATAYHEGGHAIVNLNTKIAGKLRKATILPRGPTLGATWKVPDEKNDTRTSELHAEIDILMGGMAAEEVIYGKENISTGCSSDLQKATDLARTLVLNYGVGIPNTIGPMSLDTRSYAELGEDMKNKVDETVQKHLNSSYERAKKIIIDNLPGLHNLADALVEFETLNAQEVDFAIQGKSKLIKQRREREARQSKELKATAPFSTYKQQPVYKT
- a CDS encoding conserved Plasmodium protein, unknown function (overlaps_old_locusTagID:BBM_II03085), giving the protein MANLDNMAKNLGGYVYEISSETIESRPKRVRKSVKPKITEWNTKKNGNYSRDFELNVESEQWNKYYSDRNLSSTPFYGLSTRGSAVSLFKILNQPKFQLLVDDIIVEVGHGKHPMVDEIRKIFKINNIFIGIEFSPMAIKEAIANRTIKDLKDTQFVMPSNINYYSINGDFDGHVVHSTIGNECLLKKCCAKLIVGRCVLDYITSRLLTSIGSVNWDDDPRVPNSVIAMFNSFTNTLLESVNGNNNAAIVFIEPFDKIKVRDHILTLFKVLCVSSLVEKSDCRYLKLHKIITKDKMGIICYMMIKTQISAENFEEIHDNFTNVTDKILKLDKSQDPDWLLPMKMPSKWSSGEKELFDVLTSFSTGV
- a CDS encoding CPW-WPC family protein (overlaps_old_locusTagID:BBM_II03090); the protein is MELLVVIAHISVVEVVLCNTNNVLSLQNNNLGQNKNNNTHTFNLLSPIKQHHFTASDGQQFVEGVTYLGDKYHQIAKKLIGIEKLGEEIAQSDYLPEEFANIKPPNPSDEEKKNMSDFDSTIKDTGERLASINQSELESSDSEINERDELVDSIAQKFEHDGSPIKIEQSQLPTVENELEIIENEKSKQNYKCLPDYSLPCPKDYVLYGNYCIATKSYRGSCDHKIKAMRQEDDEFKGAWSKECNSDWPCMPAKCPNGTDYSKKCPVTFSIDGKYCRSPIQSDIKYVSFDNVRQKVEFERINGVRWPCKTGYISDYAKECPKGYVKVYNKCKSVVEVFLNGCDTFKMPETVDLKLEIQNKCKLDGW